Sequence from the Pseudomonas sp. 7SR1 genome:
ATCGGCTTCTTGAAGTCGTCATCCTTCATCCCCGTGGCGCGCCACAGAGCGCGGGCGCCGGCCATGTTGCGGCCATGGGTGGATGTTTTCGAGCGGTATTCGGGCATGGAGCACTCCGGGCGGCTAATCAGTACTAATCAGGTATCAATGGGAAGTGAGCTTCTGTTGACGTCTGGAACACTCGGGAGTGGCTGTGTGTCCGGAAGCGGCCGATGACTTTGCAGGATCACTGCTTGCCTCAGCTTGAGCTCATAAACCCGCCGGGGATGAATGGCGATGAATGCCCCGATTCTACACCGCTGGCGTCAGGATGAAATGACGCAAAGCGCCGATTGGACGCCAATGTGGCGCCCGGGATGACGACTGGCGGCATTCAACCGGTCAGCAACCCCCTGTGGCGATGCCGGATCAGCCCATTGAGTGCCAGCCCCAGGAGGCTGAGCAGTACCAGGCACAGGGCCAGGGTGGTTTGCAGGCCCAGCGGGGTGAGGCTGATCACGGCACTGGTCAGTCCGCCGACGACGAAGATCAACACGCTGCCGGCCGAGGCCGACGTACCCGCCTGCTCGGGAAACCGGTTCATCGCCCGGGTGTGGGCCGCCGCCCGGGCAATGGTGGTTCCGGCAGTGCAGACGATCATGGGCAGCAAGAGGGTGGTGATCGACAGGCCCAGGTGGCTGGAGAGCCCGAGCATCATCACCCCTGCCGTCAGGATCAGGCCCAGGCCAGTGAAGATTTGCGTCTGGGAGTCGATTCGGTTGCTCAATACCGTCGCCAGCGCTCCGCCGCCGATATAGGCCAGCCCGTAGCCCAGCAGGGCCAGTGAAAACGCCTCGGGTGACAGCCCCAATTGGTCGATGAAGACCAGTGGCGAGATGACGATGAAGGAAAAGTGGCAGGAAAAGGCCAACGCAGAAGTCAGCCAATAGGCCATGAAGCTGAAGTCGCCGCAGACTTTTCGATAGGCGCTGATAAAGCTCAGGCGCTGCGGATGGGAGGTTGCCGCAGAAGACGGCAGCAAAAGGCAAGCGCCTGTAAATACCGCTATTGCCAGGGCGATGAACACCAGGAAGCTGCCCTGCCAGCCCATCCAGGCTTGCAACCCGGTGCCAGCCAGCGGGGATACGGAAATGAAGACACCGCCGCAGGTCACCAGGAATATGCGCAATCGTTGCTGTTCCTGCCCGGTAAAGAGATCCTGGATCAAGGCCTGGGAGAGGACGAAACAACCGCACCCCAATGCCTGGACGACTCGGGAAAACAGAAAGAGCCCGTAGTCGTCAGCGATGACGCACCCGGTTGCGCCAATGGCCGCGACCGTGATGCCGACCAGTAACAGGGCCTTTCGGCCCAGGGCGTCGGAGAGAGGACCCACCAGCAGTTGCGAGAGGGCGATGCCCACCGCGAACAGGCTGACGGACAGGGCGATGTCCGAGGACGAACGCTGGAAGTGCTCCGACAGCGCAGGGAACGAGGGCAGTACCACATCGATGGGAAACACGCCCAGCAGGGTCAGTGTGAGCAATAGAGCCACAGTGGCTGGCTTGCGGGTGTGGCGTGGGGACCTGGCGTCAACCATCGATAAACCCCGCCTGGCTGAACAGCTGCCGGTAATGGCCGTTGTCGAAGAAGCCCGCGTCGCTCATGGCCGCGAATGTCGACACCGCACCGCAACGGACACGCCGGGCGTGGGCGCCTGGCAGCAGGAGGCCGGAAACGATCTGGCGCGAGCTTTGGTTATCGAAGCCGACACTGGCGAGGCTGCGCAGCAGCCAGGAGTCATCGGGCTCGAAATAGAGCCCGATGATATGCAGCAGCATCCCGGCGGCGAGGTCGCGCTGCGTGGAATCGAGGACGGACCACAGGTACTGGAACACCTCGCTGAAGTAGCGACTGTGCCGTGCCTCGTCCTCGAGGTGGTTCCTGAGCATCCGGTACACCGTGCAGACCAGGGTGTTGCGGGTGATGGCGAGCAGTTCCCGGGCAATGATGGTTTCGGAAACGAACCCCAGCAGCAGCCAGGCCAGGGGGCGATCCATCGGCGAAGCGGCGTCGATCGTGCTCAGCAAACGGTTGATGCGCCTGGGCGGCTGGCGGTCGTCGATGCCATAGAGGTTCGCGATCTGCTCGGCCACTTCGTTGGAAAAAAGCGCGTGGTAGCCCTCATCGGTGTAGAGCTGCAGGGCCGCGGTTTTCATTCTTCGGGGGATCGGTACGGCCAGTTCGCCATGGATGATGGTTTCTACCGAGCGATTGACGACCCGGTGTTCGAGCATCGTGGTGTAGTCGAGGAAATACAGGAGGTGGTTGGCAGCCAGGCGCTGGGCAACGGCGCGGCCTGCCTGGCGGACCAGCGGATGTTCGACATAGGGGATGAAGGCCGGTGGAAACCAGTCCCGGCTGGAAAGCTGCTGCTCCAGGTCGTCGGGCAATCGATAGTGGTCCCTGCGGGTACGCACTGCGGCCTTGTTGTCCCAATCGCCAAGGGTGTAGCGGGGCGACTGCCCAAAGGAAATGTTGGTCATGACACAGCGTCCTGGCGTTCGATCAGGGCTGTCAGCTCTTTGCAATGCACCTGCCCGTCGCCATGGCCGCAGCCGACAAAAAACAGCGGTTGCTCACAGGAGTCCTCAAGCCCCAGCAACCGTTCGACCTCACGATCGCTCAACGCGCCGGTCAACCAGGTATCGAGGCCGAGCGCCGTGGCGACCATCAGGAATGTCTGGGAAACGTGGCCCGTTTCGACGAATGCCATGCGGTAGGCGCGGGAGTGTGCGTATTTCCACCAGAGCTTGTCGAAGCGTGAGGTGATGAACAGCCCGAACGGCAAAGGGTTGATGAAATGCTGGCCGCACAGCAGCCGACCCAGGGGAGCCTCCGGCAGGGAGGCGGTCAGGCTCAGGGCATGTTCGTCCGGAAGATAGGCGTAGAGGCCTGGCGCGAGGCCTGTCACGTCGCGTACGTAAAGATAACCTTCGCAGGCATTCAGGCCGCCGCCTGACGGGCTGCTGCGTCTTGCGCCCAGTGATTCGGGGCCGGCTGCCCCATGGATGTCCCGGCGTTCGTTCAGGTAGCCCAGGGACAGGTAAAGCAGTGTGCTGACCTGCTCGATCGAGATGGGCTGGTCGCGAAATGAACGGGACGTGCTGCGGCCGACCAGGGTTTGGATCAGCGAAGCGTCCTGCAAGTCGGTGAGCAGGGGGCGGGCCAGGGCGATCCGGTCGGCTTGAGGGTTGCTGATCCTGGCTGAGGGCATGGGTGAAGCGAGCACCTCGTTGCAGTGTTGCAGATACAAAGCTGCCCACTCATTTACATCTTGGGGGATATCGGCGCACGGAATGTTCTTGGTGCCGATATGAAATATTCTGGATAGCTCATCCCATTCCCATTTGGTGGGGGTTCTTGCTTCCTTGATAAGGATTTCTGCGTCCAGCAGGTCGGCGTCAATGGGATAATTGATATCAAACGTGGATGGGTCTTGTATAAGTTGCGCCAATCGTGTCGAGTAGCGAAGTTCCAGTTCGAACTGGGTATGGCGCTCGTAGTTCCAAACGACCTGATGCGGCGGGCGGGCAAGTATGAACAGGCACGGATTTATATGCATGAGGGTGGATTCCGCTGGTGTGACGAGCCAGGGCAGGGCCGGGGTGCCGGCATTCCCCGGCCCTGGTTACTTCTTACTTACTTGGTGGCGGCTTTTGGAACAACCAGGCCGGCCAGGTTTGCGATTTTGTCAGCTTCCAGATTGATTGCTTTCATGATACAGCTCCTTTGTTTTGAATAAGTGTGTTTGAACAAGTTGTGTTTTCTAGTGCAGGTCACTTTTGAAGTGACTGTTCAATCATAGTTTTTAATGAATGCTTGGCAAGCGGAGATTGAGTAGGAAAGCTCCAGTAATAATGTGGGAGAGTTCATACAGAATTTAACTGTGTCGTTATTAACTTCGGTATGAGGTAACTTTTCAGACATGCAAATAAAAATCGCAGCCCAAGGCTGCGATTTTTATTTAACCAATGCGGGCCGAAGCGCCGACCGCGCCGGGGGAACTCAGCTGTTAGGCAGCAGCCGGCAGATGATGCTCTTGATGTAGCGGGTTTCGGCAATGGCCGGATGCACCGGGTGGTCGGGTCCCTGGCCGCCGCGTTCAAGCAACTGGATGTTGCGATCCAGATGACGGGCACTGGTCAACAGGATGTTCTGCAGGTCATCTTCGGGCAGGTGCATCGAGCACGAGGCACTGACCAGGATGCCGTCCTTGGTCAGCAGGCGCATGGCCTGTTCGTTGAGGCGACGATAGGCGCCTTCGCCGTTCTTCAGGTCTTTCTTGCGTTTGATGAAGGCCGGAGGGTCGGCGACGATCACGTCGAAACGTTCTTCGCTGGCCTTGAGCTCCTTGAGGGCTTCGAACACGTCGCCTTCGATGCAGGTCAGCTTTTCAGCGAAGCCATTCAACGCTGCGTTGCGTTCGACACCGTCGAGGGCAAAGCTCGAAGCGTCCACGCAAAACACTTCGCTGGCGCCGAATGCCGCGGCTTGCACGCCCCAGCCGCCAATGTAGCTGAACAGGTCGAGCACGCGCTTGCCTTTGGCATAGGGTGCCAGGCGTGCACGGTTCATGCGGTGATCGTAGAACCAGCCGGTCTTCTGGCCTTCCATGACCGGCGCTTCGAACTTCACGCCGTTCTCTTCCAGGGCGACCCATTCCGGCACCAGGCCGAACACGGTTTCGACATAGCGTTCCAGCCCTTCGGCATCGCGGGCGGCGGAATCGTTCTTGAACAGGATGCCGCTGGGCTTGAGCACCTGGGTCAGGGCGGCGATCACATCGTCCTTATGGGCTTCCATGGTGGCAGATGCGATCTGCACCACCAGGATGTCGCCGAAGCGGTCGACCACCAGGCCTGGCAACAGGTCGGAATCGCCATAGACCAGGCGATAGAACGGTTTGTCGAACAGTCGTTCACGCAGCGACAGCGCCACGTTCAGACGGTGTACCAGCAGGGATTTGTCCAGCGGCAGCTTCGCGTCGCGGGACAGCAGCCGGGCGCAGATGAGGTTGTTCGGGCTCATCGCGACCACGCCCAGCGGCTTGCCACCGGCGGCTTCGAGGATTGCCTGGTCGCCGGCCTTGAAACCGTGCAGCGGGGTGGCGGCCACGTCGATTTCGTTACTGTAGACCCACAGATGACCGGCGCGCAGGCGGCGGTCGGCATTGGCTTTGAGGCGCAGGCTGGGCAGGGACATGACGTCGCTCCGGAAAAAAGAGCGGGAGTATACCGTGTCGGAGCGAGCGGCGGGCCAGGTGGGCGATGAAACGCGGGGCGCCTGGTGGGCGCGCCTTGCCCGGATAAAGGACGGGGCCCGCGAGCCGTGGTGTAAAAAACTCCTCAAGCTGATTGGGTTGGCTGCCGACCTAGGCCTGTATCTGAATGAAAGTTTCGTCGATCGACCCCGGCGGTGTGTCGAGCCCGTCCTGAAGGGGTAGAATCCTCGCCTGTCCCAGAGTGTGTGCAGCCATGTCCAAAGAGCTTTCCGCCGAACAGATCCAACAATCCCTGCAAGGCATCAGCGTCCCGCCCCAACCGCAGATCATGGTGGATCTGCAGATGGAGCAGTACATGCCTGACCCGGATCTGGAGACCATCGCCAAACTGATCTCCCAGGACCCCGGTCTGTCGGGAGCCTTGCTTAAAATCGTCAATTCGCCGTATTACGGCCTGCGCAACAAGATCACCTCGATCCAGCGCGCCGTGAACCTGCTGGGCAGCCGCTCGATCATCAACCTGATCAATGCGCAGTCGATCAAGGGCGAACTGCACGACGATACCATCGTCACCCTCAACCGATTCTGGGATACGGCCCAGGACGTGGCGATGACCTGCCTGACCCTGGCCAAGCGTGTCGGCCTGGAGAATGGCGACGAGGCCTATGCCCTGGGCCTGTTCCATGACTGCGGCGTGCCGCTGATGCTCAAGCAGTTCCCCAACTACATGAGCGTGCTGGAGCAGGCGTATGCCAGCGCCAGTGCCGAATCCCGGGTGGTGGACACTGAAAACCGCCTGTTCAATACCAATCACGCGGTGGTCGGTTACTACACGTCCAAGTCCTGGCGCCTGCCGGACCATGTCAGCCAGGCCATTGCCAACCACCACAACGCCCTGGCGATCTTCAGCGATGAATCCTCGCGCAACAACAGTCAGTTGAAGAACCTGCTGGCGATCCTGAAAATGGCCGAGCACATCTGCGCTTCCTATCGGGTACTGGGTAACCAGGCCGAGGACCACGAATGGGCCTGTGTCGGTGATCTGGTGCTCGATTACATCGGCCTGTCGGAATACGATTTCCAGACCCAGAAGCAGGAAATCCGCGATCTTGCCACCCGCTGAGGCCCGATAGCGCCGTACCATCGTCCATTCGAGAAATCCATGCCAGAACTGCCCGAAGTCGAAACCACCCGCCGCGGAATTGCCCCGCACCTGGAAGGGCAGCGGGTCAGCCGCGTGATCGTGCGCGATCGTCGCCTGCGCTGGCCGATTCCGGAAGATCTGGATGTGCGGCTCTCGGGCCAGCGGATCGTGCAGGTGGAGCGGCGCGCCAAGTACCTGCTGATCAATGCCGAGGTGGGCACGTTGATCAGCCATCTGGGCATGTCCGGTAATCTGCGTCTGGTGGAAGTGGGCATGCCTGCCGCCAGGCATGAGCATGTGGATATCGAACTGGAGTCCGGCCTGGCCTTGCGCTACACCGATCCTCGGCGTTTCGGCGCGATGCTGTGGAGCCTCGACCCGCTCAACCATGAACTGCTGATTCGCCTCGGGCCGGAACCGTTGACCGATCTCTTCGACGGTGAGCGCCTGTTCCAGCTCTCCCGTGGGCGCTCCATGGCAGTCAAGCCGTTCATCATGGACAACGCCGTGGTGGTGGGCGTGGGCAATATCTATGCGACCGAAGCGCTGTTCGCCGCCGGGATCGACCCGCGTCGAGAGGCCGGGGGCATCTCCCGGGCGCGTTATCTGAAACTGGCGATCGAGATCAAACGCATCCTCGCCCATGCCATCGAACGCGGCGGTACCACGCTGCGTGACTTCATCGGTGGCGATGGCCAGCCCGGCTATTTCCAGCAGGAACTGTTCGTGTACGGCCGGGGTGGGGAGCTGTGCAAGGTCTGTGGAACCGGGCTGAGGGAAATCCGCCTGGGGCAGCGTGCGAGTGTCTGGTGCCCGCGCTGTCAGAGATGATCCGTCCCCAGGGTCTATAGTCAGTAGTCATATTGGCTAGCCGAAGGACCGCCCCCATGAATCTGCTTCGCCCCGTCGTTCTTGCGTTGCTGCTGAGTGTCGGTTTGCCTGCCCTGGCGAACACCGGCAGCGGTGATCCGCGCTACACCATCCAGAACCCGCCCGCCTACGCCATGATCGGCGACTTGCTGATCGCTCGCCCGCTGTTGCTCGCCGCCACAGTGATCGGCGCCGGGGCATTCGTGGTGTCGTTGCCCTTTACCGCGCTGGGCGGTGGGGTTGGCGATGCAGGAAAGGCATTGGTGGTAGACCCGGCGAAAGCCACGTTCGTGCGCTGCCTGGGCTGTGTCGGGGAGGGGTTCGAGAGTCAGGACTGAGGCGCGACCGGGTTGCCGCGCCGTGGCTGATGGCCTTGTCGCCAGGCGCGGCTGGCGCCCTGTGGGCGTGAGCCTGCTCGGGCACGGATGCTACGAGCCTCCAGCTCAAGCCTTGCCGGTGATCCTGCGGTACTTGGCCATCAACTGTTCTTCGGTTTCCGGATGGGCTTCGTCCAGCGGGATGCAATCCACCGGGCAGACCTGCTGGCACTGGGGCTCGTCGTAATGGCCGACGCATTGGGTGCACAGGTTCGGATCGATGACGTAGATCTCTTCGCCTTGGGAGATGGCCTCATTCGGGCATTCGGGTTCGCAGACGTCGCAGTTGATGCAATCGTCGGTGATGATCAGGGACATGCAAGCTCCTGCCGGGGCGCTGGGCCCGGGCATCTGAAAACGGATGTGCGCAATTGTGCCGCATTGACGAGCTCAGTGCACGCGGCCGCGATGGACTGCACTGTCACGCAAGGCGAGGCTGCGAGGCGAGTCGCAGCCAGGGGCTTACTTCTTGAAGCGCTCGGTCAGCGCATCGGCCACGACCGGGTGGACGAACTTGCTGATATCGCCGCCCAGGGCTGCGATTTCCCGCACCAGGGTCGATGAAATGAAGGAGTAGCGCTCCGAGGGTGTCAGGAAAAGACTTTCCACGTCAGGTGCCAGCTGACGGTTCATGTTGGCCAGCTGGAATTCGTATTCGAAATCCGAGACGGCCCGCAGGCCACGCAGGAACACGTTGGCATTCTTTTCCTTGGCAAATTGCGCCAGCAGCGTCGAGAAACCGACCACTTCCACGTTGGGCAGATGCCGGGTCACCTCGCGGGCCAGCTCCACGCGTTGCTCCAGGGAGAACAGCGGGTTTTTCTTCGGGCTGGCGGCGACGGCAATGATCACATGGTCGAACAGGCGCGAGGCGCGTTCGACCAGATCGCCATGGCCCTTGGTAATCGGGTCGAAGGTACCTGGGTACAACACTCGGTTCATCGCGTCGTCCTGGCGGGAGTCCGTTGGGGAGTCGGATGGTATCGCAGCCGACTCGGTCGGCCAAGTCGCCTGTAGGATAAGACAGCACTATAGACGTCGCGAATAATCCGGATCTTCATGGGTTTTTCAGGCGTTCGGCCAGGGAATTCGCCAGTTTCGCCGTCAGCCCGTACACCGACAATTGTGGGTTGGCACCGATACTGGTGGGAAACAGGGAGCCATCGTGGACCGACAGGTTGCTCAGTTGGTGATGACGACCGAGGCTGTCGGTGACGGCGGTTTTCGGGTCCTCCCCCATGGCGCAGCCGCCCATGACATGGGCGCTGCCCAGGCGAGTACGGAACAGGGCAAGGTCCAGGCCGTCGATCAGCGTCCGGGCTTCGGCCAGGGTCTTCACATAGCGGGCATCGCCGTGCATCGGCATGACCGCCCGGGCGCCGCCGGCGAACTGAATCTCGGCCATGCTGTGGAAAGCCCGGCGCAAGCCATCCCAGGTGTAGGCGGATACCGGATAGTCGAGTACTGGCGTGCCGTCGCCGCGCAATTCCACGCTGCCGCCGGGGCTGTCCGGGTGAAAACCGTCCCGTAGCAACGCCAGCATCGCGTGGGTGTAGGGCAGTTGGGCCATGTGCCGGGCATTCTCCGGGCCGTAGCCGCCCAGCAACGTGGCGGCAAGGGCGGGGTGCAGGGGTGGGACTTCGAGTTTGTAGGACATTTTGCCAGTGACGCCGTCCTGCCATTGGAAGTGATCCGAGTAAATCGATTGCGGTGCTCCGTAGAACGGGTTGATGACCTCATCGAACTGGCCGGCCGACATATTCACCAAGTGCAGGAAGGTACGCTTGCCCAGGCGCTCGTGGGGGTCCGGCGCATCGGAGCGCAGCAGCAAGGCCGGGCTGTTGATCGCGCCGCCGGCCAGTACGTAGTGTCGCGCCTTGACCGTGATGCGCCGTCCGGTCGGAGCCACGCACCGCTCATCCATCGCCACGCATTGCAGATCGATGACCGTATCGTTGCGCAGGGTCAGGCGTTCGGCCCGCGCCAGGTAAAGCAACGCGCCACCCTGGTCCAGGGCGGCCGGAATGCTGGTTACCAGCATCGACTGCTTGGCGTTGGTGGGGCAGCCCATGCCGCAATAACCCAGGTTCCAGCAGCCACGCACATTGCGCGGGATCACGTGCCAGCTGTACCCCAGCCGTTCACAGCCCTTGCGAATCACGTCGTTGTTGGCATTGGGCGGCATCAGCCACGGCGCCACGCCCAGGCGCTGCTCCATGCGTTCGAACCATGGGGCCATGTCGGCGGGACCATGCCCCTTGACGTCGTGCTCCGAGGCCCAGTGTTCCAGCGTCTGTTCCGGTGTGCGGAAGCAGGAAGTCCAGTTGATCAGTGTCGTGCCGCCCACCGCCCGGCCTTGGAGGATGGTGATGGCGCCGTCCTTGCTCATCCGTCCGAGGCCTTCCTGGTACAGGCTGGTGTAGGCCTGGTCTTCGAGCAGCTTGAAGTCGTTACTGGTCTTGAGCGGGCCTTCCTCGATCAACAGGACCTTGTAGCCCGCGGCGCTGAGGATTTCCGCGGTGGTGGCGCCCCCGGCGCCGCTGCCGATGATTGCCACGTTGGCGTCCAGGGTCAGGTCCTGGGTCAGTTCGGCACCGTTGTAGGTGGTCCAGCCACGGGCAAGGCCTTCGCGAAAAGGATCGGGTACGGGCATGTCGGGCTCTCTCTTGTTGTCATGAAACTGCGATGAAGGTCCCCGTGGCGCGGCCTTCGAGTGGCTTCAGACAGCGGGAGGGCCCGGATAGCCACAGTTCGCCCAGGCCTCGGCCCGGCTGTACCACGCCATCATCACCATTTGCAGCAACGAACAATGGCCTTGGCGCAGGAGGTCCAGCGAACTGTTTTCCCACCGCTGGAGAAAGTGTCGGATTTCATCGGCGCTGGCGTTTTCCCACGCACCCCAGACACCGGTCAGCGGCCCTCGGGTAATGCCCAGCGTAAGCACGTCGAACAGCTGACGGGCGAGCCTGAGCGTGGCCGGGGAAAGATGAGCCAGGCCGGTGTCCAGGCTTTGCAGGGTGGCGGTCGTGGCGGTCGGGAGCGCCTCGACGCTCACGGCGTCCTCCAGCATGACCGGAATCACCGCACGCAGAAACGGCAGGTCGCTGTCGCGCAGCGCCGCCAGGCCGTTTCCTGGGTGGCCGGGTGAACACGCGCCCAGGCTGACGGTGCTCAGGAAGAGACTGGCACCGAGGCTGAATTTCAGCAGGCCGCGCCGGGACAGCGCGGGTGTATCGGTCAGGCTTGGGTTCATTGTTGTTTTTATCCGGCAAGGCGCTGTCAACGGACAAACAGCTTCTGGATCAGTTTCTGAAGCGGCTTGCCATAAGGCGGGTAGATCAGTTTTGCGGCGTTGAAGCGCTGCTTGGTCAGCACGCCCTTGGCCTTGCTGAACGTCAGGAAACCTTCGTGCCCGTGGTAATGCCCCATTCCCGAGGGGCCGATGCCACCGAATGGCAGGTCATCCTGGGCCACATGCAACAGCGTGTCGTTCAGGCAGACGCCACCGGAATGGGTTTCGTCGAGCACGCGCTTGTGTTCGGCCTTGTTGTAGCCGAAATAGTAGAGCGCCAAAGGGCGAGGGCGCTGGTTGACGTAGGCAAGTGCCTGGTCAAGCGTCTCATACGGCACGATAGGCAGCAGCGGGCCGAAGATTTCGTCCTGCATGACCGTCATGTCGTCACTGACGTTGAGCAACAGGCTATGGGCCATGCGTCGCCCCTGGCCCTGGTCGAACAGCTCGATCAG
This genomic interval carries:
- a CDS encoding MFS transporter: MVDARSPRHTRKPATVALLLTLTLLGVFPIDVVLPSFPALSEHFQRSSSDIALSVSLFAVGIALSQLLVGPLSDALGRKALLLVGITVAAIGATGCVIADDYGLFLFSRVVQALGCGCFVLSQALIQDLFTGQEQQRLRIFLVTCGGVFISVSPLAGTGLQAWMGWQGSFLVFIALAIAVFTGACLLLPSSAATSHPQRLSFISAYRKVCGDFSFMAYWLTSALAFSCHFSFIVISPLVFIDQLGLSPEAFSLALLGYGLAYIGGGALATVLSNRIDSQTQIFTGLGLILTAGVMMLGLSSHLGLSITTLLLPMIVCTAGTTIARAAAHTRAMNRFPEQAGTSASAGSVLIFVVGGLTSAVISLTPLGLQTTLALCLVLLSLLGLALNGLIRHRHRGLLTG
- a CDS encoding diiron oxygenase: MTNISFGQSPRYTLGDWDNKAAVRTRRDHYRLPDDLEQQLSSRDWFPPAFIPYVEHPLVRQAGRAVAQRLAANHLLYFLDYTTMLEHRVVNRSVETIIHGELAVPIPRRMKTAALQLYTDEGYHALFSNEVAEQIANLYGIDDRQPPRRINRLLSTIDAASPMDRPLAWLLLGFVSETIIARELLAITRNTLVCTVYRMLRNHLEDEARHSRYFSEVFQYLWSVLDSTQRDLAAGMLLHIIGLYFEPDDSWLLRSLASVGFDNQSSRQIVSGLLLPGAHARRVRCGAVSTFAAMSDAGFFDNGHYRQLFSQAGFIDG
- a CDS encoding SagB family peptide dehydrogenase; protein product: MHINPCLFILARPPHQVVWNYERHTQFELELRYSTRLAQLIQDPSTFDINYPIDADLLDAEILIKEARTPTKWEWDELSRIFHIGTKNIPCADIPQDVNEWAALYLQHCNEVLASPMPSARISNPQADRIALARPLLTDLQDASLIQTLVGRSTSRSFRDQPISIEQVSTLLYLSLGYLNERRDIHGAAGPESLGARRSSPSGGGLNACEGYLYVRDVTGLAPGLYAYLPDEHALSLTASLPEAPLGRLLCGQHFINPLPFGLFITSRFDKLWWKYAHSRAYRMAFVETGHVSQTFLMVATALGLDTWLTGALSDREVERLLGLEDSCEQPLFFVGCGHGDGQVHCKELTALIERQDAVS
- a CDS encoding class I SAM-dependent rRNA methyltransferase, which gives rise to MSLPSLRLKANADRRLRAGHLWVYSNEIDVAATPLHGFKAGDQAILEAAGGKPLGVVAMSPNNLICARLLSRDAKLPLDKSLLVHRLNVALSLRERLFDKPFYRLVYGDSDLLPGLVVDRFGDILVVQIASATMEAHKDDVIAALTQVLKPSGILFKNDSAARDAEGLERYVETVFGLVPEWVALEENGVKFEAPVMEGQKTGWFYDHRMNRARLAPYAKGKRVLDLFSYIGGWGVQAAAFGASEVFCVDASSFALDGVERNAALNGFAEKLTCIEGDVFEALKELKASEERFDVIVADPPAFIKRKKDLKNGEGAYRRLNEQAMRLLTKDGILVSASCSMHLPEDDLQNILLTSARHLDRNIQLLERGGQGPDHPVHPAIAETRYIKSIICRLLPNS
- a CDS encoding HDOD domain-containing protein → MSKELSAEQIQQSLQGISVPPQPQIMVDLQMEQYMPDPDLETIAKLISQDPGLSGALLKIVNSPYYGLRNKITSIQRAVNLLGSRSIINLINAQSIKGELHDDTIVTLNRFWDTAQDVAMTCLTLAKRVGLENGDEAYALGLFHDCGVPLMLKQFPNYMSVLEQAYASASAESRVVDTENRLFNTNHAVVGYYTSKSWRLPDHVSQAIANHHNALAIFSDESSRNNSQLKNLLAILKMAEHICASYRVLGNQAEDHEWACVGDLVLDYIGLSEYDFQTQKQEIRDLATR
- the mutM gene encoding bifunctional DNA-formamidopyrimidine glycosylase/DNA-(apurinic or apyrimidinic site) lyase; translated protein: MPELPEVETTRRGIAPHLEGQRVSRVIVRDRRLRWPIPEDLDVRLSGQRIVQVERRAKYLLINAEVGTLISHLGMSGNLRLVEVGMPAARHEHVDIELESGLALRYTDPRRFGAMLWSLDPLNHELLIRLGPEPLTDLFDGERLFQLSRGRSMAVKPFIMDNAVVVGVGNIYATEALFAAGIDPRREAGGISRARYLKLAIEIKRILAHAIERGGTTLRDFIGGDGQPGYFQQELFVYGRGGELCKVCGTGLREIRLGQRASVWCPRCQR
- a CDS encoding multidrug transporter, which produces MNLLRPVVLALLLSVGLPALANTGSGDPRYTIQNPPAYAMIGDLLIARPLLLAATVIGAGAFVVSLPFTALGGGVGDAGKALVVDPAKATFVRCLGCVGEGFESQD
- a CDS encoding YfhL family 4Fe-4S dicluster ferredoxin, yielding MSLIITDDCINCDVCEPECPNEAISQGEEIYVIDPNLCTQCVGHYDEPQCQQVCPVDCIPLDEAHPETEEQLMAKYRRITGKA
- the coaD gene encoding pantetheine-phosphate adenylyltransferase is translated as MNRVLYPGTFDPITKGHGDLVERASRLFDHVIIAVAASPKKNPLFSLEQRVELAREVTRHLPNVEVVGFSTLLAQFAKEKNANVFLRGLRAVSDFEYEFQLANMNRQLAPDVESLFLTPSERYSFISSTLVREIAALGGDISKFVHPVVADALTERFKK
- a CDS encoding GMC family oxidoreductase codes for the protein MPVPDPFREGLARGWTTYNGAELTQDLTLDANVAIIGSGAGGATTAEILSAAGYKVLLIEEGPLKTSNDFKLLEDQAYTSLYQEGLGRMSKDGAITILQGRAVGGTTLINWTSCFRTPEQTLEHWASEHDVKGHGPADMAPWFERMEQRLGVAPWLMPPNANNDVIRKGCERLGYSWHVIPRNVRGCWNLGYCGMGCPTNAKQSMLVTSIPAALDQGGALLYLARAERLTLRNDTVIDLQCVAMDERCVAPTGRRITVKARHYVLAGGAINSPALLLRSDAPDPHERLGKRTFLHLVNMSAGQFDEVINPFYGAPQSIYSDHFQWQDGVTGKMSYKLEVPPLHPALAATLLGGYGPENARHMAQLPYTHAMLALLRDGFHPDSPGGSVELRGDGTPVLDYPVSAYTWDGLRRAFHSMAEIQFAGGARAVMPMHGDARYVKTLAEARTLIDGLDLALFRTRLGSAHVMGGCAMGEDPKTAVTDSLGRHHQLSNLSVHDGSLFPTSIGANPQLSVYGLTAKLANSLAERLKNP
- a CDS encoding twin-arginine translocation pathway signal protein, whose amino-acid sequence is MNPSLTDTPALSRRGLLKFSLGASLFLSTVSLGACSPGHPGNGLAALRDSDLPFLRAVIPVMLEDAVSVEALPTATTATLQSLDTGLAHLSPATLRLARQLFDVLTLGITRGPLTGVWGAWENASADEIRHFLQRWENSSLDLLRQGHCSLLQMVMMAWYSRAEAWANCGYPGPPAV